From Spea bombifrons isolate aSpeBom1 chromosome 6, aSpeBom1.2.pri, whole genome shotgun sequence, a single genomic window includes:
- the BRDT gene encoding bromodomain testis-specific protein, translating to MSSRQLHSTIVNPPPPEYINRKKTGRLTNQLQYLEKVVLKALWTHNFSWPFQQPVDAAKLNLPDYYQIIKNPMDLSTIKKRLEYKYYTKALDCMQDFNTMFTNCYIYNKPGDDIVLMAQELEKIFMQKIAEMPHEEIELSVVGNRGVKHKIQVSSAGVESREDIAHPSVAKKKQPTQKMLRNPFPRPIVSMLPERTALVPLSIMKPINVGVSTSPVTKMKKGIRRKADTTTPSVSLIPTSCESSPTFSEPKPTDLTPRVVQTRGTDACVRDLPDSQQQIHIFERKPLSEQLKHCNNILNEMMSKKHAAYSWPFYKPIDSASIGLLDYDVINGPMDLGTIRDKMDNRQYKDTQEFASDVRLMFMNCYKYNSPDSEVVIMARKLQDVFEMMFAKIPDEPADTVTLKHSMRYKPSSNENSSSSDDSSSSESEDERARCLALLQEQLKAVQEQLKALTEGPAAKIRKKKSRKEKKKVAREKKKRLKKKQNQSQKKRKLKQKEPKKKSCNDSKKKKLALSDDEDNVKPMSYDEKRQLSLDINKLPGEKLGRIVHIIQSREPALKDSNPHEMEIDFETLKQSTLRHLQRYVMVCLRKRTKKLITEKAIKTKEEMAKEKKQELEKRLQDVSGQLTLAKKAKSTEEVITLPQPIGGPSRLSESSSSSSSSDDSSTSDSTSSDSSDSESGFTQPLSPIHSPLLGQTHPCSPPASEKSIVTADETKSEASFLRSIEQPATTTEPSKASMTCPGISFDVTAKIPGDLLKPEDMSNLLDPPSLSSCVPENCMESSHGDVVKTPVSTNSADNIKKAKSSFSWADFSKSLTTTPVTIKSSSNSFQQFRKAAIAKEEKERALKVLGLKKIKDPQPETEDKIRGQSDEAGNQPASTETKVLEIPTQTVNEAAKEAQANELMQHGGTEDDLRLARMREQERRRREAMAGTIDMYLQSDIMATFEEYLC from the exons ATGTCGAGCAGACAGCTGCATTCAACTATTGTAAATCCACCACCTCCAGAATACATTAACCGCAAAAAGACAGGACGTCTTACAAATCAGCTTCAGTACCTGGAAAAGGTGGTATTAAAGGCTTTATGGACGCACAACTTTTCTTGGCCCTTCCAGCAGCCTGTAGATGCGGCAAAGCTTAATCTTCCA gATTATtatcaaattataaaaaatccaaTGGATTTGAGTACAATAAAGAAACGACTGGAGTATAAATATTACACGAAAGCTCTGGACTGTATGCAGGATTTCAATACAATGTTTACCAACTGTTATATTTACAATAAG CCTGGCGATGATATTGTTTTAATGGCACAAGAACTGGAAAAAATATTCATGCAAAAGATTGCAGAAATGCCACACGAAGAAATAGAACTATCTGTGGTGGGAAACAGGggagtaaaacacaaaatacaagTCTCTTCTGCCGGAG tAGAGTCTCGGGAGGATATAGCTCATCCTTCTGTTGCCAAGAAAAAGCAACCTACCCAAAAGATGCTGAGAAATCCCTTTCCACGTCCCATTGTGTCAATGTTACCAGAGCGGACAGCTCTTGTTCCACTGTCCATTATGAAGCCGATAAATGTGGGGGTGTCAACCAGTCCTGTAACAAAG ATGAAAAAAGGTATCAGAAGGAAAGCTGATACAACAACTCCTTCTGTGTCCCTCATTCCAACCAGCTGTGAATCTTCTCCAACCTTCTCTGAACCAAAGCCAACTGACTTGACACCAAGGGTGGTGCAAACCAGGGGGACTGATGCTTGTGTGCGGGATCTACCTGATTCTCAGCAGCAAATACATATTTTCGAACGAAAACCGCTTTCCGAACAGTTGAAACATTGTAATAACATCCTTAATGAGATGATGTCCAAAAAGCATGCGGCTTATTCTTGGCCTTTCTATAAACCCATAGATTCTGCATCTATTGGCTTGCTGGATTATGATGTTATAAATGGTCCTATGGATCTTGGAACTATCAGA GATAAAATGGACAACAGACAGTACAAAGATACACAGGAATTTGCTTCAGATGTTCGTCTGATGTTTATGAATTGTTACAAGTACAATTCACCAGACAGTGAAGTGGTGATCATGGCCAGAAAGTTACAG GATGTGTTTGAGATGATGTTTGCCAAGATACCCGATGAGCCTGCTGATACAGTAACCCTGAAACACAGTATGAGGTACAAGCCCTCATCTAATGAAAACAGTAGTTCTTCTGATGACAGCTCTTCCTCAGAATCAGAAGATGAGAGGGCACGATGCCTTGCTTTGCTTCAAGAACAG CTGAAAGCTGTGCAAGAGCAACTGAAAGCTTTAACAGAGGGGCCAGCTGCTAAAATCCGGAAAAAAAAGtctagaaaagagaagaaaaaggtggctagagagaagaagaagcgacttaaaaagaaacaaaaccaaagtcagaaaaagagaaagcttAAACAGAAAGAGCCAAAAAAGAAATCTTGCAA TGactcaaagaaaaagaaattggCACTATCAGACGACGAAGATAATGTTAAACCGATGAGTTATGATGAAAAAAGACAGCTCAGTCTGGACATCAATAAGCTGCCAGGGGAGAAGCTTGGACGAATTGTCCATATAATACAGTCTAGAGAGCCGGCACTGAAAGACTCTAATCCACATGAAATGGAAATAGATTTTGAGACCTTAAAACAATCCACCTTAAGGCATCTACAAAGATATGTCATGGTTTGCCTGAGGAAGAGAACCAAAAAATTGATCA ctgaaaaagccataaaaacaaaagaggaGATggccaaggaaaaaaaacaagaactggAGAAAAGGCTTCAGGATGTCAGTGGACAACTAACATTGGCAAAGAAGGCTAAAAGCACAG aaGAAGTTATTACCCTCCCACAGCCGATAGGAGGACCGAGCCGATTAAGCGAGAGCAGCAGCTCCTCTTCAAGTTCTGATGACAGCAGCACTAGTGATTCCACTTCATCTGATAGCAGTGACTCGGAATCAG GCTTTACCCAGCCATTATCACCAATCCACTCTCCATTATTGGGGCAAACTCATCCTTGCAGCCCACCCGCATCTGAGAAGAGTATAGTCACAGCAGACGAGACCAAGTCGGAG GCTTCGTTTCTAAGAAGCATAGAGCAGCCTGCTACCACAACTGAACCCTCAAAGGCTTCCATGACATGTCCTGGAATATCTTTTGATGTTACTGCTAAGATACCTGGAGATCTTTTAAAACCAGAAG ATATGTCAAATCTATTGGATCCGCCCAGTTTATCAAGCTGTGTGCCAGAGAATTGTATGGAGTCATCTCATGGAGACGTTGTAAAGACTCCCGTAAGCACCAACAGTGCAGATAACATAAAAAAG GCAAAATCTTCCTTCTCCTGGGCAGATTTCTCCAAGTCACTCACTACAACCCCTGTGACTATAAAATCATCGAGCAATAGCTTCCAGCAGTTCCGAAAAGCTGCCATAGcaaaggaggagaaagagagagccTTAAAGGTTCTAGgactaaaaaagataaaagaccCACAGCCTGAGACAGAGGACAAGATAag AGGACAAAGCGATGAAGCAGGGAATCAACCAGCATCTACTGAAACAAAAGTTCTTGAAATTCCAACCCAAACTGTGAATGAGGCTGCCAAAGAGGCACAAGCCAATGAGCTCATGCAACATGGGGGAACCGAAGATGACCTCAGACTGGCTCGGATGAGAGAACAAGAGCGTCGACGCAGAGAGGCA ATGGCTGGCACCATTGACATGTACCTTCAGAGTGATATAATGGCAACTTTTGAAGAGTACCTTTGTTGA